A window of uncultured Litoreibacter sp. contains these coding sequences:
- the lpxD gene encoding UDP-3-O-(3-hydroxymyristoyl)glucosamine N-acyltransferase encodes MSYTISQIATALGARFEGDGALTVSCASEPQSASPDALALAMDEKYAPGLASGAAQSAILWDGADWQALGLKAAIFVPRPRYAMSGLTTLMDPGPEIDEGVHPSAIVHESAVIGDGAAIGPFVVIGRDVVIGARARLAAHASIAEGSTIGDNALILQGVRICHHVSIGDNFIAQPGCVIGSDGFSFVTPEKSGVENVRKSLGDQGDAARQSWTRIHSLGAVTIGNNVEIGANAAIDRGTIRDTSIGNGTKLDNLVHVGHNVQIGEDCLICGQVGIAGSARIGDRVVMAGQCGVNDNIFVGDDVIAGGATKIFTNAPAGRVLLGYPAVKMETHIEMQKATRRLPRFMKSFQQSK; translated from the coding sequence ATGAGCTACACCATATCGCAAATCGCAACCGCGCTAGGCGCGCGGTTCGAAGGGGATGGCGCGCTGACTGTGTCATGCGCGTCAGAACCGCAATCGGCCTCACCTGATGCGCTTGCCTTGGCAATGGACGAAAAATACGCGCCTGGGTTGGCCTCTGGTGCGGCTCAGTCGGCCATCTTGTGGGATGGGGCGGACTGGCAGGCGCTCGGCTTGAAGGCCGCAATTTTTGTGCCGCGTCCGCGCTATGCGATGTCTGGCCTGACCACATTGATGGACCCGGGCCCCGAGATTGACGAGGGCGTGCATCCCTCGGCCATCGTCCATGAAAGCGCGGTGATTGGCGACGGGGCGGCGATTGGTCCCTTCGTGGTCATTGGCCGCGACGTGGTAATCGGCGCGCGGGCCCGCTTAGCGGCCCATGCCAGTATCGCCGAAGGATCAACGATTGGCGACAACGCGTTGATTTTGCAGGGGGTTCGAATTTGCCATCACGTTAGCATCGGTGACAATTTCATCGCCCAGCCAGGCTGCGTGATCGGGTCGGATGGGTTCTCATTCGTGACGCCCGAAAAGTCCGGCGTCGAAAACGTGCGCAAGAGCCTTGGCGACCAAGGCGATGCGGCGCGGCAAAGCTGGACGCGCATACATTCACTTGGCGCGGTAACCATCGGAAATAACGTTGAAATTGGCGCGAACGCTGCGATTGACAGAGGCACCATTCGCGACACGTCCATCGGGAACGGCACAAAGCTAGATAACCTCGTGCATGTTGGCCATAACGTGCAGATTGGGGAGGATTGCCTGATCTGCGGTCAGGTCGGCATTGCGGGCTCGGCGCGGATCGGCGACCGGGTGGTGATGGCCGGGCAATGCGGGGTGAATGACAATATATTCGTTGGGGATGACGTCATCGCTGGCGGGGCCACCAAGATTTTCACCAACGCGCCTGCCGGTCGGGTCTTGCTGGGCTATCCCGCTGTCAAAATGGAGACCCATATCGAGATGCAGAAGGCCACTCGGCGCTTGCCGCGGTTTATGAAGTCTTTCCAACAAAGCAAATAG
- a CDS encoding class II 3-deoxy-7-phosphoheptulonate synthase, with amino-acid sequence MAQTWTKTDWRNKPRIQMPSYTDADKLASVEAQLSKYPPLVFAGEARKLTQQLGAVSRGEAFLLQGGDCAESFADFSADGIRDTFKVMLQMAMVLTYGAKVPVVKIGRMAGQFAKPRSADTETKDGVELPSYRGDIINELDFTPEARIPDPAKMLQAYTQAAATLNLLRAFSKGGYADVHQVHSWTLGFTASEQAKEFREMANRIQDSLDFMASAGLTSTTNAELASVDFYTSHESLLLEYEEALTRVDSTSGKWLAGSGHMIWIGDRTRQPDGAHVEFAKGVLNPIGLKCGPTMTTGHLKSLMATLNPENEPGRLTLINRFGAGSVGEHLPRLIKAVKEEGANVVWTCDPMHGNTIKSSSGYKTRPFDSVLREVQEFFGVHKAEGTVAGGVHFEMTGADVTECTGGVRAVTDEDLSDRYHTACDPRLNASQSLELAFLVAEELSERAGVHRAAV; translated from the coding sequence ATGGCACAGACCTGGACCAAGACCGACTGGCGCAACAAACCACGCATCCAGATGCCTTCTTATACCGACGCCGACAAACTGGCATCGGTAGAGGCCCAGCTGTCTAAGTATCCGCCGCTGGTTTTTGCGGGTGAGGCGCGCAAACTCACGCAACAGCTTGGCGCCGTCAGCCGCGGCGAGGCGTTTCTGCTGCAGGGCGGCGACTGCGCCGAAAGCTTCGCGGATTTCTCCGCCGACGGCATCCGCGACACGTTCAAGGTGATGCTGCAAATGGCAATGGTGCTCACCTACGGCGCCAAGGTGCCCGTGGTCAAAATCGGCCGCATGGCAGGCCAATTTGCCAAGCCGCGCTCTGCCGACACCGAAACCAAGGACGGCGTTGAGCTGCCAAGCTACCGCGGCGACATCATCAACGAGCTGGACTTCACGCCGGAGGCCCGCATCCCGGACCCCGCAAAAATGCTGCAGGCCTACACGCAGGCCGCCGCCACGCTGAACCTGCTGCGCGCGTTCTCTAAGGGTGGCTATGCCGATGTGCATCAGGTGCATTCCTGGACGCTGGGCTTCACCGCCAGCGAGCAGGCCAAGGAATTCCGCGAGATGGCGAACCGCATCCAGGATTCCCTGGACTTCATGGCCTCCGCCGGATTGACGTCGACCACCAATGCCGAGCTGGCCTCGGTGGATTTCTACACGTCGCACGAGTCCCTGCTGCTGGAATATGAGGAGGCGCTGACCCGCGTCGATTCCACATCCGGCAAGTGGCTGGCGGGCTCAGGCCATATGATCTGGATCGGCGATCGCACCCGCCAGCCTGACGGCGCGCATGTGGAATTTGCCAAAGGCGTGCTGAACCCGATTGGGCTGAAATGTGGGCCAACCATGACCACCGGGCACCTCAAGTCGCTCATGGCCACGTTGAACCCCGAAAACGAGCCGGGCCGCCTGACCCTGATCAACCGCTTCGGCGCGGGGTCCGTAGGCGAGCATCTGCCGCGCCTGATTAAGGCGGTGAAGGAAGAGGGCGCCAATGTGGTTTGGACCTGTGATCCGATGCACGGCAACACAATCAAGTCGTCCTCCGGCTACAAGACCCGGCCCTTCGACAGCGTCCTGCGCGAGGTGCAGGAATTCTTTGGTGTTCACAAAGCCGAAGGCACCGTCGCTGGCGGCGTGCATTTCGAGATGACCGGCGCGGATGTGACCGAATGCACCGGCGGCGTCCGTGCAGTCACAGACGAAGACCTGTCGGATAGGTACCACACGGCCTGCGATCCCCGCTTGAACGCGTCGCAATCTCTGGAATTGGCGTTTCTGGTGGCTGAAGAGCTGTCAGAGCGGGCGGGCGTGCATCGCGCCGCTGTCTGA
- a CDS encoding GlxA family transcriptional regulator — protein sequence MTTPSSVTGRPEENTPATAGRYVFVLMENFTMLSFAGAIEALRIANRMVPGSYRWVLAGEGGETAECSAGITYGLDMDLTELQRDDVIMLCGGVDVQSATSKKLLNWLRREARRGVKIGALCTAAYTMASAGLLDGKKATIHWENQDSFAEEFEDVELTKSVFVVDGNRMTTAGGTSSIDLMLSIIATDLGEEVANMVADQQIYSSIRTDQDQQRLSIPTRIGVRHPKLSRVIQMMEVNIEEPISPSLLAKEVGMSTRQLERLFRRYLNRSPKRYYMAIRLQKARNLLMQTDMSVINVALACGFASPSHFSKCYRAHYDTTPYRERGAHATKISGA from the coding sequence GTGACAACGCCAAGCTCAGTAACGGGGCGCCCCGAGGAAAACACCCCCGCGACAGCGGGCAGATACGTGTTTGTCCTGATGGAAAACTTCACCATGTTGAGCTTTGCAGGCGCGATTGAGGCGTTGCGGATCGCCAACCGGATGGTGCCCGGCAGCTACCGTTGGGTGCTTGCGGGCGAAGGGGGCGAAACGGCGGAGTGTTCGGCAGGGATCACCTACGGGCTGGACATGGACCTGACCGAGCTACAGCGCGATGACGTTATTATGTTGTGCGGCGGCGTGGATGTTCAGAGCGCCACCAGCAAGAAGCTGTTGAACTGGCTGCGGCGCGAGGCGCGGCGCGGCGTCAAGATCGGGGCGCTTTGTACCGCGGCATACACCATGGCGAGCGCCGGGCTGTTGGATGGCAAGAAAGCCACGATTCACTGGGAAAACCAGGACAGCTTTGCCGAAGAATTCGAGGATGTTGAGCTGACGAAGTCGGTGTTTGTGGTTGATGGCAACCGCATGACCACCGCCGGCGGCACGTCCTCCATCGACCTGATGCTGAGCATTATCGCGACCGATCTGGGCGAAGAGGTCGCCAATATGGTGGCCGACCAACAGATTTACAGCTCGATCCGAACCGATCAGGATCAGCAACGCCTGTCGATCCCAACCCGCATCGGCGTGCGCCATCCAAAGCTCAGCCGCGTCATCCAGATGATGGAAGTCAATATCGAGGAGCCAATCAGCCCCTCCCTGCTGGCCAAAGAAGTTGGGATGTCGACCCGCCAGCTGGAACGGCTGTTCCGTCGCTACCTGAACCGCTCGCCGAAGCGCTACTACATGGCAATCCGGTTGCAGAAGGCGCGCAACCTTCTGATGCAAACCGATATGAGCGTGATCAACGTGGCTTTGGCATGCGGCTTTGCCTCCCCATCGCATTTTTCCAAATGCTACCGCGCACATTATGACACGACCCCCTACCGCGAGCGCGGCGCCCACGCGACCAAGATTTCCGGCGCCTAG
- a CDS encoding PAS domain-containing protein, whose translation MTQPILAEIRAYWEELRGGRLMPLRSEIDPREMSSFLEVCFVLERTMDTQIRFRLAGLEISDIMGMEVRGMTLRSLISPDARDQFDAQIDAVFETPEIQEYKLVAQERDAPELVGNMLILPLKSETGETDRAIGCLSTQGIVGTPPRRFRVTELQRTSLLTGLSETDRHIQPAPETASFAEAQAPYQAQAPHPYLRVVK comes from the coding sequence ATGACACAACCGATCCTCGCCGAGATCCGCGCCTATTGGGAAGAGCTTCGTGGCGGACGGCTGATGCCGCTACGCTCTGAGATTGACCCGCGTGAAATGTCGTCCTTCCTTGAGGTGTGCTTCGTCCTGGAGCGCACCATGGACACGCAGATCAGGTTCCGCCTTGCAGGGCTGGAGATCAGCGACATCATGGGAATGGAAGTGCGCGGCATGACCCTGCGCAGCCTCATTTCCCCTGACGCGCGAGACCAGTTTGACGCCCAGATTGACGCGGTGTTCGAGACGCCGGAGATTCAGGAATACAAGCTTGTGGCACAAGAACGCGACGCGCCGGAGCTGGTCGGCAATATGTTGATCCTGCCGCTGAAAAGCGAAACCGGTGAGACGGATCGCGCCATTGGCTGCCTGAGCACGCAAGGCATTGTCGGCACCCCGCCCCGCCGGTTCCGGGTTACCGAGCTGCAACGCACGTCATTGTTGACGGGGCTTTCCGAGACGGACCGCCATATCCAACCCGCCCCGGAAACCGCATCATTTGCCGAAGCGCAGGCCCCCTATCAGGCCCAAGCGCCGCACCCGTATCTCAGGGTTGTAAAGTAA
- a CDS encoding beta-ketoacyl synthase, with amino-acid sequence MRRVVITGQGSINALAASAEGTFEAFREGRCGIGPLEIRDVDRLAIQIGGQVHGYDPHKEFNRQEIALYDRFTQFTLHAAREAIAQSGLTFQGELAAQSGVILGTSGGGLNTQDENYRAVYEDGKNRVHPFVVPKLMNNAAASHVSMQYNLKGPSFTVATACASSNHAMGQAFNFIRSGMAKVMVTGGSESMLCFGGVKAWEGLRVMSKDACRPFSANRNGMVQGEGAAVFIMEDFEHAKARGAEILAEVIGFAMTSDASDIVMPSRQGAARAISGAMKDAKVNPSDVGYINAHGTGTAANDKTECAAVSDAFGAHADNLMISSTKSMHGHVIGGTGAIELLACIMALKDGVIAPTVGYEEPDPECALDVVPNEARDAAVDVVLSNAFAFGGLNAVLALRKA; translated from the coding sequence ATGCGCCGCGTCGTCATCACAGGGCAGGGCTCAATCAACGCGCTCGCCGCTTCCGCCGAGGGCACGTTCGAGGCCTTCCGCGAGGGGCGTTGCGGCATCGGCCCGCTTGAAATTCGCGACGTGGACCGTCTGGCCATACAAATCGGCGGACAGGTACATGGCTACGATCCGCACAAGGAATTCAACCGCCAGGAAATCGCGCTTTACGACCGGTTCACGCAATTCACCCTGCACGCCGCACGGGAGGCGATCGCCCAATCCGGCCTGACCTTCCAGGGCGAGCTGGCCGCGCAATCCGGGGTGATCCTCGGCACATCCGGCGGCGGGTTGAACACGCAGGACGAAAACTATCGCGCGGTCTATGAGGACGGCAAAAACCGGGTGCACCCTTTTGTGGTCCCCAAGCTGATGAACAACGCCGCCGCCAGCCATGTGTCGATGCAATACAACCTCAAAGGCCCCAGCTTCACGGTTGCCACGGCCTGCGCGTCGTCCAACCACGCGATGGGGCAGGCGTTCAACTTCATCCGCTCTGGAATGGCGAAGGTCATGGTCACCGGCGGCTCTGAATCCATGCTGTGCTTTGGCGGCGTCAAAGCGTGGGAAGGCCTGCGGGTCATGTCCAAGGACGCGTGCCGCCCATTCAGCGCAAACCGCAACGGCATGGTGCAGGGTGAAGGTGCCGCGGTCTTCATCATGGAAGATTTCGAACACGCCAAAGCGCGCGGCGCGGAGATATTGGCCGAAGTCATCGGGTTTGCGATGACATCAGACGCATCCGACATCGTAATGCCGTCCCGCCAAGGGGCGGCGCGCGCCATTTCGGGGGCTATGAAGGACGCCAAAGTAAATCCGTCGGATGTGGGCTACATCAACGCGCATGGCACGGGCACGGCGGCCAATGACAAGACGGAATGCGCGGCGGTGTCCGATGCGTTTGGGGCGCATGCCGACAACCTTATGATCTCGTCTACCAAGTCCATGCACGGCCATGTCATTGGCGGCACCGGCGCGATTGAATTGCTGGCCTGCATCATGGCGCTGAAGGACGGGGTTATCGCGCCAACGGTGGGCTATGAAGAACCGGACCCCGAATGCGCGCTGGACGTGGTACCGAACGAGGCGCGTGATGCCGCGGTCGATGTTGTGCTGTCCAATGCATTTGCATTTGGTGGGCTGAACGCGGTCCTCGCGCTGCGCAAAGCCTGA
- a CDS encoding RNA polymerase sigma factor, which produces MRDGLGDISPRLWRYCLVLSGNRDTAEDLAQAACLRAIEKADKFEPGTHLDRWVFRIAQRMWLNDLRAQTVRRGGGLVSVHDTDLPESVTGEKMSPESNIFVGEVLSQVAALPQAQREAVMLVYIEGFSYKEAAEVLSIPIGTVMSRLAAARSKLAAKLAPQETKAI; this is translated from the coding sequence GTGCGTGACGGGTTGGGAGACATTTCGCCCCGTCTGTGGCGGTATTGCCTTGTGCTGTCTGGCAATCGCGACACGGCAGAAGATTTGGCTCAGGCCGCCTGCCTACGCGCCATCGAGAAAGCCGACAAGTTTGAGCCGGGCACCCATCTGGACAGGTGGGTCTTCCGCATTGCCCAGCGCATGTGGCTCAATGACCTGCGCGCCCAAACCGTACGCCGTGGTGGCGGGCTGGTTTCGGTGCATGACACCGACCTGCCCGAAAGCGTGACGGGCGAAAAAATGTCTCCGGAATCGAATATTTTCGTGGGTGAGGTGTTATCTCAAGTAGCAGCACTTCCCCAAGCGCAGCGGGAGGCGGTGATGCTCGTCTATATCGAAGGGTTCAGCTACAAAGAGGCCGCCGAGGTTTTGAGCATTCCCATCGGAACGGTTATGAGCCGTCTGGCAGCCGCGCGCAGCAAATTAGCGGCCAAGCTGGCCCCGCAGGAAACGAAAGCAATATGA
- a CDS encoding acyl carrier protein, whose product MSASVKDQVIEIVAEQAVLDVSDISMEASLEDLGIDSLGLVESIFAIEEAFDISVPFNANDPSDSEFDVSSVAAVVAAVEKLVAEQKS is encoded by the coding sequence ATGTCTGCCAGCGTGAAAGACCAAGTCATCGAGATCGTGGCCGAGCAGGCCGTGCTCGATGTGTCCGACATTTCCATGGAGGCGTCGCTGGAAGATCTCGGCATCGATTCCCTTGGCCTGGTGGAGAGCATCTTCGCCATTGAGGAAGCCTTCGACATTTCAGTGCCGTTCAACGCCAACGACCCGTCAGATAGTGAGTTTGACGTCTCCAGCGTGGCCGCCGTGGTCGCGGCGGTCGAAAAACTGGTGGCGGAGCAGAAGTCCTAA